A section of the Carya illinoinensis cultivar Pawnee chromosome 12, C.illinoinensisPawnee_v1, whole genome shotgun sequence genome encodes:
- the LOC122289223 gene encoding uncharacterized protein LOC122289223 has product MAAVYGGVDERSGFLPILARDAYVVGKDVTESILHAVNNGLFPAAINHTYVTLIPKRKNPELVSDYRPISLYNMINKLISKILANRLKLCLPAIISPSQIAFVPGRLITNNVLVAYEMIHFLRRKRKGKDGFMSLKLEMSKAYDRVEWSFLQKVMEQMGFSEKWVKLIMFCVQTISFSILVNGEPKRPIFPTRGLRQGNPISPYLFLLCTEGLILLLNRANSHNQVEGIRVCRWAPKLNHLLFADDVVLFCRVNMQTCLTLQHKLDIYEKASGQKINREKTSMVFSQNVNQSQQDEIMQFWGVHQFQQYDKYLGLPPMVGRGKYQAFSSLNHRVWAKMHGWKEKLLSQGGKEILLKAMSLSIPTYTMSCFKLPRSLCSELEGMMARFWVGQKSNERKICWINWKKMCESKLSGGLGFKNLQMFNMALLAKQGWRIMTQESSLLHRIFKARYFATSSFKDSKLGGAPSFVWRGIWEAKTNLLKGCRWRVGNGLSINIWTDYWLPNHKLVPITTTTTTSSVSEMDNSVASLMMQNPRRWDMEKVRSLILAREANEVLCIRLPSENVPDTLVWEHEKSGMYSVKSAYQFFLFMETDRQRAECSSAADQNLLWKKLWKLNISHRIRVFAWRTCKNILPTLQNLKPRKVIDNANCQCDQCRSGIGVVLRDDKGQVTFATSKPENALTDPMEIELTAILRGIQLCIPLGIVELQIEIDALVVIEELKKEGRSSTLWSTLIQEIKALLSTLPNWSIQYRGRESNGVAHALAKFAWHLDDIALWQADKKGKPSRQERAREGRLDHNLRLVHNNLSLREEEKEKESLRLIKPGCWYCKYHQTSLHWTEDCMTMRKRVVELAGTGELEGMVAERSKPRRRQETRTRRDLVTPPPVAVTYERDIEVRDDRVQQHAEVNEPLELVTLYTDCPGTTTRIGTQVPLADREALIQLLIEHRDILAWSHEEMPGIENKVIEHCLGVDPTHKAMRQKRRSFSMEK; this is encoded by the exons TATGTGGTGGGCAAGGATGTTACTGAATCAATTCTTCATGCAGTGAATAATGGTCTATTTCCAGCTGCCATTAATCACACTTATGTCACCTTGATTCCAAAGAGAAAAAACCCTGAGCTAGTGTCTGATTATAGACCAATAAgtctatataatatgataaacaAGTTGATTTCAAAGATTCTAGCTAATAGATTGAAGCTGTGTTTGCCTGCTATCATTTCACCATCTCAAATAGCTTTTGTTCCTGGGAGACTTATAACTAACAATGTGTTAGTTGCTTATGAGATGATCCATTTTCTTAGAAGGAAGAGAAAAGGGAAGGATGGCTTCATGTCACTAAAATTGGAGatgagtaaggcttatgatagggtaGAGTGGAGTTTTCTTCAGAAAGTGATGGAACAGATGGGGTTTAGTGAAAAATGGGTGAAGCTGATTATGTTTTGTGTTCAGAcaatttctttctctattcttGTGAATGGAGAGCCAAAGAGACCTATATTTCCAACacgtggtttgagacaagggaaTCCTATTTCTCCCTATCTTTTTCTACTTTGCACTGAAGGTCTAATTCTTTTATTGAATCGGGCTAATTCACATAATCAGGTAGAGGGGATTCGAGTTTGTAGATGGGCTCCTAAGCTAAATCATctgttatttgcagatgatgtgGTTCTATTCTGTAGAGTAAATATGCAAACATGCTTAACTCTCCAACATAAGCTGGATATTTATGAGAAAGCTTCTGGTCAAAAGATCAACCGTGAGAAAACCTCAATGGTCTTCAGTCAGAATGTAAACCAATCCCAACAGGATGAGATTATGCAGTTTTGGGGAGTACATCAGTTTcaacaatatgataaatatcTCGGATTGCCACCAATGGTTGGAAGAGGTAAATATCAAGCATtctcatctttaaaccatagaGTTTGGGCCAAAATGCACGGGTGGAAAGAGAAGCTATTATCACAAGGGGGcaaggaaattttattaaaagctaTGTCATTGTCAATACCAACATACACTATGAGTTGTTTTAAGCTACCAAGATCATTATGTTCTGAATTGGAAGGGATGATGGCAAGGTTTTGGGTGGGACAGAaatcaaatgaaagaaaaatatgttgGATAAACTGGAAGAAAATGTGTGAATCAAAGCTTAGTGGTGGATTGGGGTTCAAGAATTTGCAGATGTTTAATATGGCCCTTTTAGCAAAGCAAGGTTGGAGGATTATGACACAGGAATCATCTCTACTTCATAGAATTTTTAAAGCTAGATATTTTGCTACTTCTAGTTTTAAAGATTCAAAGTTAGGTGGTGCCCCTTCATTTGTTTGGAGAGGAATTTGGGAAGCTAAAACAAATCTACTCAAAGGCTGCAGATGGCGTGTTGGAAATGGTTTATCTATTAATATCTGGACTGATTATTGGCTTCCAAACCACAAGTTGGTTCCTATTACTACTACAACTACAACGAGTTCAGTTTCTGAGATGGACAATTCTGTGGCTTCTTTGATGATGCAGAATCCTAGAAGATGGGATATGGAGAAGGTAAGAAGCTTGATACTAGCAAGGGAGGCCAATGAGGTGCTTTGTATCAGACTGCCATCAGAGAATGTACCTGACACACTGGTATGGGAACATGAGAAAAGTGGAATGTATTCTGTCAAGAGTGCTTATCAGTTTTTTCTCTTTATGGAAACAGATAGACAAAGGGCTGAGTGTTCAAGTGCTGCAGACCAAAATCTTTTATGGAAGAAGTTATGGAAGCTAAATATATCTCATCGAATTAGAGTCTTTGCATGGAGGACATGTAAAAATATTCTGCCTACACTGCAGAATCTTAAACCTCGGAAAGTGATTGATAATGCCAATTGCCAGTG TGATCAATGCCGATCTGGTATTGGTGTGGTACTAAGAGATGACAAGGGACAAGTGACTTTTGCTACTAGTAAACCAGAAAATGCCCTTACTGATCCAATGGAAATAGAGTTGACTGCTATTTTGAGAGGGATACAGTTGTGTATTCCTCTAGGTATTGTTgagcttcaaattgaaattgatgCACTTGTTGTAATTGAAGAACTCAAAAAGGAAGGAAGGTCATCAACCTTGTGGAGTACACTTATTCAAGAAATCAAGGCCCTTCTATCCACCCTTCCTAATTGGTCTATTCAGTATAGGGGTCGTGAATCTAATGGTGTAGCACATGCTCTAGCTAAATTTGCATGGCATCTTGATGATATAGCTCTATG GCAGGCTGATAAGAAGGGTAAGCCAAGTAGGCAAGAAAGAGCAAGGGAAGGGCGGTTGGATCATAACCTCAGACTGGTGCACAATAATTTAAGCTTacgagaagaagagaaagaaaaggaaagcctCCGCCTTATCAAACCAGGCTGTTGGTACTGCAAGTATCATCAGACGAGCTTGCACTGGACTGAAGACTGCATGACCATGAGAAAGAGAGTTGTTGAGTTAGCAGGAACCGGCGAGTTGGAGGGAATGGTGGCAGAGCGGTCAAAGCCTAGAAGGCGTCAGGAGACTAG GACAAGACGGGACCTTGTCACCCCTCCACCTGTGGCGGTAACTTACGAGAGAGACATAGAAGTCAGGGATGACCGCGTTCAGCAACATGCAGAAGTCAACGAACCTTTAGAACTCGTGACATTATACACTGACTGCCCTGGGACTACTACCCGTATCGGGACACAAGTCCCGCTAGCAGATAGAGAAGCCCTGATACAGTTGTTGATAGAACACAGGGATATCTTGGCATGGAGCCATGAAGAGATGCCCGGTATAGAAAACAAGGTCATTGAGCATTGCTTAGGAGTGGACCCAACGCACAAGGCAATGCGACAGAAGAGGAGATCGTTTAGCATGGAAAAGTAA